A window from Streptomyces sp. NBC_00299 encodes these proteins:
- a CDS encoding glycoside hydrolase family 43 protein, with translation MAHPSRRHVLGMAATVPLAATGALALGAGTAHAVDSAYVMAYFTESTTMLEADYGLHLAVSTDGLRWMPLNQNNPVVTPALGAGGLRDPFVLRKQDGTFVVLATDLKGTDWSRNSVNIHVWDSTDLRSFTGYRLLKLHDMTGTHSWAPEAYWDAGRGQYGILYSSVNSSGHNVIMVSYTTDFRTSRNPQVFFDPGHDVIDGNLTVGVNGVNYLYFKRDQTLVGARSASLDPGSFTVFSTPAAHGGTEAPTVVKSLTSDTWYLWGDTYTPNGVFYAWQSADLAAGTWTALDQRLYTQPLNSKHCGIQPITQAQYTNLVSHWGAPAWNRLKSYNYPARYVRHSGFAGRIDAYPFDPFPDSQWKLVPGLADSSGVSFQSVNYPTRYLRHYSYALRLDESDGTSAFAGDATFYRTAGLADASWASFRSYNNPTRYLRHADYALRIDPVSTAGERQDATFQVGY, from the coding sequence ATGGCCCACCCCTCCCGCAGACATGTCCTCGGCATGGCAGCGACCGTTCCGCTCGCGGCGACCGGCGCCCTGGCCCTCGGAGCCGGGACGGCCCACGCCGTCGACTCGGCCTACGTCATGGCCTACTTCACCGAGTCCACCACCATGCTCGAGGCCGACTACGGTCTCCACCTGGCCGTCAGCACCGACGGTCTGCGCTGGATGCCGCTGAACCAGAACAACCCGGTGGTCACCCCGGCCCTGGGCGCGGGAGGCCTGCGCGACCCGTTCGTCCTGCGCAAGCAGGACGGCACCTTCGTGGTGCTGGCGACCGACCTCAAGGGCACCGACTGGAGCCGCAACAGCGTCAACATCCACGTCTGGGACTCGACCGACCTGCGGTCCTTCACGGGCTATCGGCTGCTGAAGCTGCACGACATGACCGGCACCCACAGCTGGGCGCCCGAGGCCTACTGGGACGCCGGACGCGGGCAGTACGGCATCCTCTACTCGTCGGTGAACAGCAGCGGCCACAACGTGATCATGGTCAGCTACACGACCGACTTCCGCACCAGCCGGAATCCACAGGTCTTCTTCGACCCCGGCCACGACGTCATCGACGGCAATCTGACCGTGGGCGTGAACGGCGTCAACTACCTCTACTTCAAGCGCGACCAGACGCTGGTCGGCGCCCGGTCCGCCTCACTCGACCCCGGCAGCTTCACCGTCTTCAGCACCCCGGCCGCACACGGCGGCACCGAGGCGCCCACGGTGGTGAAGTCACTGACGTCCGACACCTGGTACCTGTGGGGAGACACGTACACGCCCAACGGCGTCTTCTACGCCTGGCAGTCGGCCGACCTCGCCGCCGGCACGTGGACGGCGCTCGACCAGCGCCTCTACACCCAGCCGCTCAACTCCAAGCACTGCGGCATCCAGCCGATCACGCAGGCCCAGTACACCAACCTGGTCTCGCACTGGGGAGCTCCGGCCTGGAACCGGCTCAAGTCGTACAACTATCCGGCGCGTTACGTCCGGCACAGCGGCTTCGCCGGCCGGATCGACGCGTACCCCTTCGACCCGTTCCCCGACTCGCAGTGGAAGCTGGTGCCGGGCCTCGCCGACTCCTCCGGAGTGTCCTTCCAGTCGGTCAACTACCCGACCCGCTATCTGCGGCACTACAGCTACGCCCTGCGCCTCGACGAGAGCGACGGCACGTCGGCGTTCGCGGGGGACGCGACCTTCTACCGGACGGCCGGGCTCGCCGACGCGTCCTGGGCGTCGTTCCGCTCGTACAACAACCCGACCCGCTACCTCAGGCACGCGGACTACGCCCTGCGCATCGACCCGGTCTCCACGGCCGGCGAGCGCCAGGACGCCACGTTCCAGGTCGGTTACTGA
- a CDS encoding methyltransferase domain-containing protein has translation MPHPHRGSTRPPATGHRTPTTRPDAPRAATATGVGGGRLRAAPGDAVSWSVDPYARALTAGQGPLFLRRTDGWLLPLDVERWCAEADAVDMEVLRRCEGAVLDVGCGPGRLVAALGRQGRRVLGIDVSEVAVACTLRLGGPALRRSVFDSLPGEGRWGTALLIDGNIGIGGDPVALLDRMAQLLAPGGLLIAETVPDLDLDERVHVHVTDAGGATGTPFPWARLGTPALLRHAERAGWGAVGQWMTGGRSFVALRGSGSGSGVRGPVHSPATLDV, from the coding sequence ATCCCGCACCCGCACCGCGGCTCGACGCGTCCCCCGGCGACCGGCCACCGGACACCGACGACCCGCCCCGACGCTCCAAGGGCCGCCACCGCAACCGGCGTCGGCGGCGGCCGCCTTCGGGCCGCTCCCGGCGACGCCGTTTCCTGGTCCGTCGACCCCTATGCCCGTGCCCTCACCGCCGGGCAGGGGCCCCTCTTTCTGCGCCGTACCGACGGCTGGCTGTTGCCGCTCGATGTCGAGCGGTGGTGTGCGGAGGCCGATGCGGTGGACATGGAGGTGCTGCGGCGTTGTGAGGGGGCGGTGCTGGATGTCGGGTGCGGGCCCGGGCGGCTGGTGGCGGCGTTGGGCCGGCAGGGACGCCGGGTGCTCGGCATCGACGTCAGCGAGGTCGCCGTCGCGTGCACGCTGCGGCTAGGGGGACCGGCGTTGCGCCGCTCCGTCTTCGACTCGCTGCCCGGCGAGGGCCGCTGGGGCACCGCCCTGCTCATCGACGGCAACATCGGCATCGGTGGCGACCCCGTGGCCCTGCTCGACCGGATGGCCCAACTCCTCGCCCCCGGCGGCCTGTTGATCGCCGAGACCGTGCCCGACCTGGACCTCGACGAACGCGTCCACGTCCACGTCACCGACGCCGGCGGTGCCACCGGCACTCCCTTCCCGTGGGCACGCCTGGGCACCCCCGCCCTGCTGCGGCACGCCGAGCGGGCCGGCTGGGGTGCCGTCGGTCAGTGGATGACGGGCGGCCGTTCCTTCGTCGCCCTGCGCGGCAGCGGCAGCGGCAGCGGAGTCCGCGGTCCAGTCCACAGTCCCGCAACACTGGACGTCTAG
- a CDS encoding ABC transporter ATP-binding protein — protein MIRIDSVTKRYPDGTVAVDQLSLEIPDRSITVLVGPSGCGKTTTLRMINRMVEPSEGTILLDDVDIQQQPVNTLRRSMGYVIQNAGLFQHRTILDNIATVPRMLGWGKEKSRARARELMERVGLDGALAKRYPYQLSGGQQQRVGVARALAADPPVLLMDEPFSAVDPVVRKGLQDELLRIQEELGKTIVFVTHDIDEAVKLGTMVAVMRTGGKLAQFAPPAELLTHPADEFVEDFLGADRGIRRLSFFPSAGLDLLTEPLVAVDATAEQITAAATADVPYLLVTDPDGKPLGWGEPQDLTAGEIETDRLLPYGRPFVTATDSLRAALDCAVLSPTGWAVAVDADGRATGVVSQQTIGEAIRGAHAHDGKVAEAGEPGGPGKSGTAGAAGTTEKVAP, from the coding sequence TTGATACGGATAGATTCAGTCACCAAGCGGTATCCGGACGGCACGGTGGCGGTCGACCAGCTCTCGCTGGAGATACCCGACCGCTCGATCACCGTCCTCGTCGGACCGTCGGGCTGCGGAAAGACGACCACGCTGCGGATGATCAACCGGATGGTCGAGCCCAGCGAGGGCACCATCCTCCTCGACGACGTGGACATCCAGCAGCAGCCGGTCAACACCCTGCGCCGGTCCATGGGATACGTCATCCAGAACGCCGGCCTCTTCCAGCACCGCACGATCCTCGACAACATCGCCACGGTGCCCCGCATGCTCGGCTGGGGCAAGGAGAAGTCCCGGGCGCGGGCGCGTGAGCTGATGGAGCGGGTCGGCCTCGACGGGGCACTCGCCAAGCGGTACCCGTACCAGCTCTCCGGCGGCCAGCAGCAGCGCGTCGGCGTGGCCCGCGCCCTCGCGGCGGACCCGCCGGTGCTGCTGATGGACGAGCCCTTCTCGGCCGTCGACCCCGTGGTCCGCAAGGGCCTCCAGGACGAACTCCTGCGCATTCAGGAGGAGTTGGGCAAGACCATCGTCTTCGTCACCCACGACATCGATGAGGCCGTCAAGCTCGGCACGATGGTCGCCGTGATGCGCACGGGCGGCAAGCTCGCCCAGTTCGCCCCGCCGGCCGAACTGCTGACCCACCCCGCGGACGAGTTCGTGGAGGACTTCCTCGGCGCGGACCGGGGCATCCGGCGGCTGTCGTTCTTCCCCTCGGCGGGCCTGGACCTGCTGACCGAGCCCCTCGTGGCCGTCGACGCCACCGCCGAGCAGATCACCGCCGCCGCCACCGCCGACGTGCCGTATCTCCTGGTCACCGACCCGGACGGCAAGCCCCTCGGCTGGGGCGAGCCGCAGGATCTCACCGCCGGGGAGATCGAGACCGACCGACTCCTGCCGTACGGGCGCCCGTTCGTGACCGCGACCGACTCGCTGCGGGCCGCTCTCGACTGTGCCGTGCTCTCGCCCACCGGGTGGGCCGTCGCCGTGGACGCCGACGGCCGGGCCACCGGGGTCGTCTCGCAGCAGACCATCGGCGAGGCCATCCGCGGTGCGCACGCGCACGACGGCAAGGTCGCGGAGGCCGGGGAGCCCGGGGGGCCCGGTAAGTCCGGGACGGCCGGGGCGGCCGGGACGACCGAGAAGGTCGCGCCATGA
- a CDS encoding ATP-binding protein: MSTNEVGARRPRRLRGFADRWPFRRKLNLLVGVPLTVVAVLLAYLIADQTAQSRDAADAARLVRESTEVATLADRLASEHQQAVLLSVRHEASEGDAPSSAAYRTAQSLVNSQVDRVRDAFGEQLPETEAQALRGIEGLSSLRDTIERDYLPAESIDPAYTHAAQNLIDGLGLDRNPDLATAFTGNLLDSLLRAGAAHSAFETGVFSASTGDSNALIEFIGAVGSYDEYTHQAERFSRFATDAQAAQLAGIKYTAAQSVISRHFAELQIDPGAAQGGSPAEIRTSLDAALDSYPAYRDQAKTRLAITTSLIGQIADQAESASDKAAWRAVLLLGLALLGLAVWLVLAMLVRRSVVRPVQALTGAARQVAEVAERELARVADDDAEDDGPPRLRAMPVTARDEIGELAETFNQVQTMAAALLERQVLSRRNVAEMFGNVGRRVSNLTTRQLALIDAVERGETDPALLERLYSIDHIAVRLRRNADSLMLLAGIHEAVLDSGPTALTNVVRAGLGQIEGYQRVELRARTEAVVEPEVIGDLTLMISELLENAVSFSPEGSPVEVTVAASGDDAVIVVSDHGLGMSPERLDEENARLIRRERLDLVPTKVLGLFVVGTLARRWEIAVTLSRTPGGGVTAEVTVPSALLVTGSTTGSTATAALAAVARGGSGTKAEHASRAGAATGPRPSAAVPGDAVRQDDAACADGLRPLPRRIAPSGPAAEPSGSGDGEAASADHARADRPDPSVAAARPGPTPTTAPTGDAPTARPLRRRVRGATLRTTVEASERQTALRQDARTLDAEAVRAALDEFEAAVERAHRDSGNGGDGGTGAQSAPATTPAPHVHDQNNPPEGAEQ, encoded by the coding sequence GTGTCCACGAACGAGGTGGGCGCTCGGCGCCCACGTCGTCTACGCGGTTTCGCCGACCGCTGGCCCTTCAGGCGCAAGCTCAACCTTCTCGTCGGGGTGCCGCTGACCGTGGTGGCGGTCCTCCTCGCCTATCTCATAGCCGACCAGACGGCGCAGTCACGTGACGCGGCCGACGCCGCCCGGCTGGTCCGGGAGAGCACCGAGGTCGCCACACTCGCCGACCGGCTGGCGTCCGAGCACCAGCAGGCCGTCCTGCTCTCCGTACGGCACGAGGCCTCCGAGGGCGACGCGCCCTCGTCCGCCGCCTACCGCACGGCGCAGTCCCTCGTGAACTCCCAGGTCGACCGGGTGCGCGACGCCTTCGGGGAACAGCTGCCGGAGACCGAGGCGCAGGCGCTGCGGGGAATCGAGGGCCTGAGCAGCCTGCGTGACACCATCGAGCGGGACTATCTGCCCGCCGAGAGCATCGACCCCGCGTACACCCACGCCGCGCAGAACCTGATCGACGGCCTGGGCCTGGACCGCAACCCCGATCTGGCAACCGCCTTCACCGGCAACCTGCTGGACTCGCTGCTGCGCGCGGGTGCCGCCCACAGTGCCTTCGAGACCGGCGTCTTCTCCGCGTCGACCGGTGACTCCAACGCCCTCATCGAGTTCATCGGCGCGGTCGGCTCCTACGACGAGTACACGCATCAGGCCGAACGTTTCTCCCGGTTCGCCACCGACGCCCAGGCAGCGCAGCTCGCCGGGATCAAGTACACCGCCGCGCAGAGCGTCATCAGCCGGCACTTCGCCGAGCTGCAGATCGACCCCGGCGCCGCCCAGGGCGGTTCGCCCGCGGAGATCCGCACGTCCCTCGACGCGGCGCTCGACTCCTACCCCGCCTATCGTGACCAGGCCAAGACCCGGCTGGCGATCACCACCTCGCTCATCGGCCAGATCGCCGACCAGGCCGAGAGCGCCTCCGACAAGGCGGCATGGCGCGCGGTGCTGCTGCTGGGACTCGCCCTGCTCGGCCTCGCCGTCTGGCTGGTCCTGGCGATGCTGGTGCGCCGCTCCGTGGTCCGCCCGGTGCAAGCCCTCACAGGTGCCGCGCGGCAGGTCGCCGAGGTCGCCGAGCGCGAGCTCGCCCGGGTGGCCGACGACGACGCCGAGGACGACGGTCCGCCGCGGCTGCGCGCGATGCCGGTCACCGCGCGCGACGAGATCGGCGAACTCGCCGAGACGTTCAACCAGGTGCAGACCATGGCGGCCGCGCTGCTGGAACGGCAGGTGCTCAGCCGGCGCAACGTCGCCGAGATGTTCGGCAACGTGGGACGCCGGGTCAGCAATCTCACCACCCGCCAGCTCGCCCTCATCGACGCGGTGGAGCGGGGCGAGACCGATCCCGCTCTCCTCGAGCGGCTGTACTCCATCGACCACATCGCGGTCCGTCTGCGCCGCAACGCCGACAGCCTGATGCTGCTCGCCGGCATCCACGAGGCGGTCCTCGACTCCGGTCCCACCGCGCTCACCAACGTCGTACGCGCCGGGCTCGGCCAGATCGAGGGCTACCAGCGCGTGGAACTGCGCGCGCGGACCGAGGCCGTCGTGGAGCCGGAGGTCATCGGCGACCTGACGCTGATGATCTCCGAACTCCTGGAGAACGCGGTGTCGTTCTCGCCCGAGGGCAGCCCGGTCGAGGTGACGGTGGCGGCCTCCGGCGACGACGCGGTGATCGTCGTCTCCGACCACGGCCTGGGCATGAGCCCCGAGCGCCTCGACGAGGAGAACGCCCGTCTGATCCGCCGCGAACGGCTCGATCTCGTACCCACCAAGGTCCTGGGCCTGTTCGTGGTCGGCACCCTCGCGCGCCGCTGGGAGATCGCGGTCACGCTCTCCCGCACACCGGGCGGGGGTGTGACGGCCGAGGTGACGGTGCCGTCGGCGCTGCTGGTGACGGGGAGCACTACGGGATCGACGGCCACGGCGGCGTTGGCTGCGGTTGCCCGGGGCGGCTCGGGGACGAAGGCCGAGCACGCAAGCCGTGCGGGTGCGGCCACCGGCCCCCGGCCGTCCGCGGCCGTGCCAGGGGATGCCGTACGGCAGGACGACGCTGCGTGCGCCGACGGGCTGCGCCCCCTGCCCCGCCGTATCGCGCCGAGCGGGCCTGCCGCGGAGCCGTCCGGGAGCGGCGACGGCGAGGCGGCATCCGCCGATCACGCGCGGGCCGACCGGCCGGACCCGTCCGTGGCCGCGGCCCGGCCCGGCCCGACCCCCACAACCGCGCCCACGGGCGACGCCCCCACCGCTCGCCCCCTGCGTCGCCGCGTCCGTGGTGCGACCCTGCGTACGACCGTCGAGGCCTCCGAGCGGCAGACTGCGTTGCGGCAGGACGCGCGGACGCTCGACGCGGAGGCCGTGCGGGCGGCGCTCGACGAGTTCGAGGCCGCCGTGGAGCGCGCGCATCGCGACAGCGGGAACGGCGGTGACGGCGGCACCGGAGCGCAGTCCGCCCCAGCAACGACCCCAGCCCCCCATGTGCACGACCAGAACAACCCCCCGGAAGGAGCGGAGCAGTGA
- a CDS encoding ABC transporter substrate-binding protein, translating into MTSTAVSSRSFRNHPGAAAVALAATAALLAGCSSSDDKSDPLAGDKPSGDTVVVGSNNFAESILLADIYGEALKAKGIKVTYKPNIGSRETTYGLLKNGSITVLPEYNGSLLAYLDDKAEQKSADTVNAAVKSKLDAKLTLLESSPAEDKDSVSINAETAKKYKLTADSSLEDLKDIAPDMVIGGSPEFQTRHQGLKGLESEYGLKFKSFKALDAGGPLTQAALTKNTVQAADIFTTDPTIIKEGFVVLKDPKSLFGFANVTPLVYKSGLSQEGVDALNAVSAKLDTKTLLDLDSQVQLESKDPLDVAKAWLKTAGLN; encoded by the coding sequence GTGACTTCCACCGCCGTAAGCAGCAGGTCCTTCAGGAACCATCCCGGCGCGGCCGCTGTCGCGCTCGCCGCCACGGCGGCGCTGCTGGCGGGATGTTCCTCCTCCGACGACAAGTCCGACCCCCTGGCCGGGGACAAGCCGAGCGGCGACACCGTGGTCGTCGGCTCGAACAACTTCGCCGAGAGCATCCTGCTCGCCGACATCTACGGCGAGGCCCTCAAGGCCAAGGGCATCAAGGTCACCTACAAGCCCAACATCGGCAGCCGCGAGACGACCTACGGTCTGCTGAAGAACGGCTCCATCACGGTCCTGCCGGAGTACAACGGCTCGCTGCTCGCCTACCTCGACGACAAGGCGGAGCAGAAGTCGGCCGACACCGTGAACGCCGCGGTCAAGAGCAAGCTGGACGCGAAGCTGACGCTGCTGGAGTCCTCGCCGGCCGAGGACAAGGACTCCGTCAGCATCAACGCCGAGACGGCGAAGAAGTACAAGCTGACGGCCGACTCCAGCCTTGAGGACCTCAAGGACATCGCCCCGGACATGGTGATCGGCGGCTCGCCCGAGTTCCAGACCCGGCACCAGGGCCTCAAGGGCCTGGAGTCCGAGTACGGCCTGAAGTTCAAGTCCTTCAAGGCGCTGGACGCGGGCGGCCCGCTCACCCAGGCGGCGCTGACGAAGAACACCGTGCAGGCCGCGGACATCTTCACCACCGACCCGACGATCATCAAGGAGGGCTTCGTCGTCCTGAAGGACCCGAAGAGCCTCTTCGGTTTCGCCAACGTGACCCCGCTCGTCTACAAGAGCGGCCTCTCCCAGGAGGGCGTCGACGCGCTCAACGCGGTCTCGGCCAAGCTGGACACCAAGACGCTCCTCGACCTGGACTCCCAGGTGCAGCTGGAGAGCAAGGACCCGCTGGACGTGGCGAAGGCCTGGCTGAAGACGGCCGGCCTCAACTGA
- a CDS encoding GTP-binding protein: protein MTTTEPATGATAAPAATVRPPLPVKMVIAGGFGVGKTTTVGAISEIEPLTTEAAITEVAAGVDDLTHTPRKTTTTVAMDFGCLTIDPTLKLYLFGTPGQERFGFMWDDIVEGAVGGLVIVDTRRLDDCYAAVDYFEHKGIPFAVAANAFDGKVEHTLDEIRWALDVTDGVPVVVFDARERGSVRDALLVVLELALARTDG, encoded by the coding sequence GTGACGACGACTGAACCGGCCACCGGCGCAACCGCCGCGCCGGCGGCCACCGTACGACCGCCGCTGCCGGTCAAGATGGTGATCGCCGGCGGCTTCGGCGTGGGCAAGACCACCACCGTGGGCGCCATATCCGAGATCGAGCCGCTGACCACCGAGGCCGCGATCACGGAGGTCGCGGCCGGCGTGGACGACCTCACGCACACGCCGCGCAAGACGACGACCACCGTGGCGATGGACTTCGGCTGCCTCACCATCGACCCCACCCTGAAGCTGTATCTGTTCGGCACACCCGGGCAGGAGCGGTTCGGGTTCATGTGGGACGACATCGTGGAGGGCGCCGTCGGCGGGCTCGTCATCGTGGACACCCGCCGGCTCGACGACTGCTACGCCGCCGTCGACTACTTCGAGCACAAGGGCATCCCCTTCGCGGTGGCCGCCAACGCCTTCGACGGCAAGGTCGAGCACACGCTGGACGAGATCCGCTGGGCCCTCGACGTCACCGACGGCGTCCCGGTCGTCGTCTTCGACGCCCGCGAACGCGGCTCGGTCCGCGACGCCCTGCTCGTCGTGCTGGAACTGGCGCTGGCGCGCACGGACGGCTGA
- a CDS encoding ABC transporter permease — MTELFDMPSDLQNSYFGLVGLHLREALIPVLAGLLVALPVAQLCVRVRWLYPPVLWVTTVLYAIPSLAFFVILIDYTGLSEITVMIPLAVYSLVVLVPAIVDGVRSVPQETLAAATAMGFGPVRRYLQVQLPIAAPAIIAGLRVASVSSVSLVSVGMLIGNAGALGNLLNSGLIYNQPRLVWLSVVGTAVLAILVDAALIGLRLLLTPWMPRGTRKNARPLAVKEAAR; from the coding sequence ATGACCGAGCTCTTCGACATGCCGAGCGACCTGCAGAACAGCTACTTCGGACTGGTCGGCCTGCATCTGCGCGAGGCACTGATCCCCGTGCTCGCCGGGCTGCTCGTGGCCCTGCCCGTCGCCCAGCTGTGCGTGCGGGTGCGCTGGCTGTACCCGCCCGTGCTGTGGGTGACGACCGTGCTGTACGCGATTCCCTCGCTCGCCTTCTTCGTCATCCTCATCGACTACACCGGCCTGAGCGAGATCACGGTGATGATCCCGCTGGCCGTGTACAGCCTGGTGGTGCTGGTCCCGGCCATCGTGGACGGTGTGCGGTCGGTGCCGCAGGAGACACTGGCCGCCGCCACCGCCATGGGCTTCGGGCCCGTACGACGCTATCTCCAGGTCCAGTTGCCGATCGCGGCACCCGCGATCATCGCCGGACTGCGGGTGGCGTCCGTGTCGAGCGTCTCCCTCGTCAGCGTCGGCATGCTCATCGGCAACGCGGGCGCCCTCGGCAACCTGCTCAACAGCGGCCTGATCTACAACCAGCCCCGCCTGGTGTGGCTCTCCGTGGTGGGTACGGCCGTCCTGGCCATCCTCGTGGACGCGGCGCTGATCGGCCTGCGTCTGCTCCTGACGCCCTGGATGCCGCGCGGCACCCGTAAGAACGCACGCCCGCTCGCCGTGAAGGAGGCCGCCCGGTGA
- a CDS encoding roadblock/LC7 domain-containing protein gives MSTSTGGTPAGGPTPAELQAAAADFTWLLNRFAKETAGVVDAIAVSSDGLLIAVSELREHADSERLAAIVSGITSLAAGASGNYGLGGLNKVIIDLEGGHVLVSTIGSGAVLGVVTDKEAKLGNIAYEMTVFANRAGSALSPQLVLELKNSVGATSPR, from the coding sequence GTGAGCACGTCGACAGGTGGCACCCCGGCGGGAGGCCCCACACCGGCCGAACTGCAGGCCGCCGCAGCCGACTTCACCTGGCTGCTGAATCGCTTCGCGAAGGAGACGGCCGGTGTCGTGGACGCCATCGCCGTCTCGTCCGACGGCCTCCTCATCGCCGTGTCCGAGCTGCGTGAGCACGCCGACTCGGAGCGGCTCGCCGCGATCGTCTCCGGCATCACCAGCCTGGCCGCCGGCGCCTCCGGCAACTACGGCCTCGGCGGCCTCAACAAGGTCATCATCGACCTGGAGGGCGGCCACGTCCTGGTCTCCACGATCGGCAGCGGCGCCGTGCTCGGCGTCGTCACCGACAAGGAGGCCAAGCTGGGCAACATCGCCTACGAGATGACCGTGTTCGCCAACCGCGCCGGTTCCGCCCTCAGCCCGCAGCTGGTGCTGGAGCTGAAGAACAGCGTCGGCGCCACGTCGCCCCGCTGA
- a CDS encoding ROK family protein → MTRGVLAGVDIGGTTTQVVLCDPDLGVLDRAGVPTPASDGGTAMAGAALDAVRLLLGRTPARLLGVGVGAAGVVDAREGRVLVASDSFRGWAGFAVTAAFEEALGVPAFLDNDVNAFLRGEATAGSVAGEPDVLGMTLGTGVGGALWLGGVLHDGPHGAAGEIGHIPGFGDLPCTCGARGHLETLASGRAIADRYAERTGRSRTSVEVAEAARSGDGDALAVYHAAGAAVARALLVTAGLLDVTTVVVGGGVSRSWALLERSIRTALAAEPPVSGHPVRVLPAGLGADAVAIGAAARARTELGPLVGRVAKIRQG, encoded by the coding sequence ATGACGCGGGGAGTGCTTGCCGGTGTCGACATCGGCGGTACGACGACCCAGGTGGTGCTGTGCGACCCGGACCTCGGCGTCCTGGACCGCGCGGGCGTGCCCACCCCGGCCTCCGACGGCGGGACGGCGATGGCCGGCGCCGCGCTGGATGCCGTACGGCTGCTGCTGGGGCGTACTCCCGCGCGGCTGCTCGGCGTCGGGGTGGGCGCGGCGGGCGTGGTGGACGCGCGGGAGGGGCGGGTCCTGGTGGCCAGCGACTCGTTCCGCGGCTGGGCCGGGTTCGCGGTGACGGCGGCGTTCGAGGAGGCGCTGGGCGTACCGGCGTTCCTGGACAACGACGTCAACGCCTTCCTGCGCGGGGAGGCGACGGCCGGTTCGGTGGCGGGCGAGCCGGATGTGCTCGGGATGACGCTGGGCACGGGGGTCGGCGGGGCGCTGTGGCTGGGCGGCGTGCTCCACGACGGCCCGCACGGCGCGGCGGGCGAGATCGGGCACATCCCCGGTTTCGGCGACCTGCCCTGCACCTGCGGCGCTCGCGGGCATCTGGAGACCCTGGCCTCCGGCCGCGCGATCGCCGACCGGTACGCCGAGCGGACGGGCCGTTCGCGCACGTCCGTGGAGGTCGCCGAGGCCGCGCGGTCGGGAGACGGGGACGCGCTCGCCGTGTACCACGCGGCGGGGGCCGCCGTCGCCCGTGCTCTGCTTGTCACGGCGGGCCTGCTGGACGTCACCACGGTGGTCGTCGGCGGTGGCGTGAGCCGCTCCTGGGCTTTGCTGGAGCGCTCGATCCGTACTGCCCTGGCCGCCGAGCCGCCCGTCAGCGGCCATCCCGTCCGCGTCCTGCCGGCCGGGCTCGGTGCCGACGCGGTGGCGATCGGGGCGGCGGCACGCGCGCGTACGGAACTGGGGCCCCTGGTCGGCCGGGTGGCGAAAATCCGCCAAGGATGA
- a CDS encoding ABC transporter permease, with protein MNVLNFINSFFSDSAHWQGYDGIPARLAEHVQYTLLALGIAAAVGLPVGLLTGHTGRGGNALALIATSARALPSFGLMVLMFILLGLGMAPVMIPLVVLAIPPILVTTYEAMRSVDPAPVDAARGMGMAETGILFRVELPVALPLILSGLRSAAIQIVSTATIAAYVSFGGLGRYIIDGLYQRNYEKVVGGATLVAAMALTTLALFWAAARFAVSPGVRRRG; from the coding sequence GTGAACGTCCTGAACTTCATCAACTCCTTCTTCAGCGACAGCGCGCACTGGCAGGGCTACGACGGCATCCCCGCGAGGCTCGCCGAGCACGTCCAGTACACGCTGCTGGCACTCGGCATCGCCGCCGCGGTCGGACTGCCGGTCGGCCTGCTCACGGGCCACACCGGGCGCGGCGGCAACGCGCTCGCCCTGATCGCCACCTCGGCCCGGGCGCTGCCCAGCTTCGGCCTGATGGTGCTGATGTTCATCCTGCTGGGCCTGGGCATGGCCCCCGTCATGATCCCGCTGGTCGTGCTCGCCATCCCGCCCATCCTCGTCACCACCTATGAAGCCATGCGCTCCGTCGACCCCGCGCCGGTGGACGCCGCTCGCGGCATGGGCATGGCCGAGACCGGAATCCTGTTCAGGGTCGAACTGCCCGTGGCCCTCCCGCTGATCCTCAGCGGCCTGCGCTCGGCAGCCATCCAGATCGTCTCGACGGCCACCATCGCCGCGTACGTCAGCTTCGGCGGCCTCGGCCGCTACATCATCGACGGCCTCTACCAGCGCAACTACGAGAAGGTCGTGGGCGGCGCCACCCTGGTCGCCGCGATGGCGCTCACGACGCTGGCGCTCTTCTGGGCAGCGGCGCGGTTCGCGGTGTCACCGGGGGTGCGCAGGCGCGGCTAG